One window of Stenotrophomonas indicatrix genomic DNA carries:
- the fis gene encoding DNA-binding transcriptional regulator Fis: MNAVLSRPDNSRGAARPPLREHVAQSVRRYLRDLDGCDADDVYEIVLREMEIPLFVEVLNHCEGNQSRAAAMLGIHRATLRKKLKEYGISA, translated from the coding sequence TTGAACGCTGTCCTTTCTCGTCCTGACAACAGTCGTGGCGCTGCCCGGCCACCGCTGCGCGAACACGTGGCCCAGTCCGTGCGCCGTTACCTGCGCGACCTCGATGGCTGCGATGCGGACGATGTCTACGAGATCGTACTGCGCGAGATGGAGATTCCACTGTTCGTGGAAGTGCTCAACCATTGCGAAGGCAACCAGAGCCGCGCGGCGGCGATGCTGGGCATCCACCGCGCCACCCTGCGCAAGAAGCTGAAGGAATACGGCATCAGCGCGTAA
- a CDS encoding lysophospholipid acyltransferase family protein: MFAELIARACSAAIHVVTGARALWVGCAPSSEHRVYYGNHASHGDFVLIWSSMPPALRRQVRPVAAAEYWQRDGLRRYLIDAVFNGVLVEREAGNRHQDPLQVLRDAVDGGCSLILFPEGTRNIGDEPLLPFKSGIYHLARQRPELEFVPVWIDNLKRVMPKGRFLPLPLLCTATFGSPLRLQADEDKAAFLARSRQALLALAPNGGRA, from the coding sequence ATGTTCGCTGAACTGATTGCCCGCGCCTGCAGTGCGGCCATCCACGTAGTGACCGGGGCACGCGCGCTGTGGGTCGGCTGTGCGCCGTCCAGCGAGCACCGCGTTTACTACGGCAACCATGCCAGTCATGGTGATTTCGTGCTGATCTGGTCGTCGATGCCGCCGGCATTGCGGCGCCAGGTAAGGCCGGTCGCCGCCGCCGAGTACTGGCAGCGCGATGGTCTGCGTCGCTATCTGATCGATGCAGTGTTCAATGGCGTGCTGGTGGAACGCGAGGCGGGCAACCGCCATCAGGATCCTCTGCAGGTGCTGCGCGATGCGGTGGACGGGGGCTGTTCGTTGATCCTGTTTCCGGAAGGCACGCGCAATATAGGCGATGAGCCGCTGTTGCCGTTCAAGAGCGGCATTTACCATCTGGCCCGGCAACGCCCGGAGCTGGAATTTGTGCCGGTGTGGATCGACAACCTGAAGCGGGTGATGCCGAAGGGGCGTTTCCTGCCGCTGCCGCTGCTGTGCACGGCGACGTTCGGCTCGCCACTGCGGCTGCAGGCCGATGAGGACAAGGCCGCGTTCTTGGCGCGCAGCCGCCAGGCACTGCTGGCGCTGGCCCCGAACGGAGGCCGCGCATGA
- a CDS encoding phosphatase PAP2/dual specificity phosphatase family protein yields MATLVATASPSEARPWRRALLWLVLLGPFFFASYGFANWMAGRHAELPVLAFAWETQIPFVPWTIVPYWSIDLFYAVSFFLCRRRLELDRHALRLLSAQVIAVVCFLLWPLRFSFERPEIGGVFGWLFDVLLGFDKPFNQAPSLHIVLLIVLWVKFAQYLHGGWRLLLHVWALLIGISVLTTFQHHFIDIPTGLLAGWLCVWLWPEQGTPPLRAWQATGDAKRWRLAALYALGAALLLVPVVMLRGIALWLLWPMVSLLLVSLAYAGLGTAVFQKRTDGRLTMAARWLLAPYLGAAWINSRLWTRRAPQPVPVIDTVWLGRLPAAALPAPLVGVVDTCAELSCRAPGAAYASVPMLDLVVPSAAQLRAAADAIERLRDHGPVLVCCALGYSRSAASVATWLLRTGRARDVAEAVAIVRTARPSIVLRDVHLQAIAAAAAQETVA; encoded by the coding sequence ATGGCGACGCTGGTGGCAACCGCATCACCCAGCGAGGCGCGCCCGTGGCGGCGCGCCCTGCTGTGGCTGGTCCTGCTGGGTCCGTTCTTCTTCGCCAGCTATGGCTTTGCCAACTGGATGGCGGGCCGCCACGCCGAGCTGCCGGTGTTGGCGTTCGCCTGGGAGACGCAGATTCCGTTCGTGCCGTGGACGATCGTGCCGTACTGGTCGATCGACCTGTTCTATGCGGTCTCGTTCTTCCTGTGCCGGCGCCGGCTGGAGCTGGACCGGCACGCGCTGCGCCTGCTCAGTGCGCAGGTGATCGCGGTGGTCTGCTTCCTGCTGTGGCCATTGCGCTTCAGCTTCGAGCGGCCGGAAATCGGCGGGGTGTTCGGCTGGTTGTTCGACGTGCTGCTGGGCTTCGACAAGCCGTTCAACCAGGCGCCGTCACTGCATATCGTGCTGTTGATCGTGCTGTGGGTGAAGTTCGCGCAGTACCTGCACGGAGGCTGGCGGCTGCTGCTGCATGTGTGGGCGCTGCTGATCGGCATTTCGGTGCTGACCACGTTCCAACATCATTTCATCGATATTCCCACCGGGCTGCTGGCCGGCTGGTTGTGCGTGTGGCTGTGGCCGGAGCAGGGCACACCGCCGCTGCGTGCGTGGCAGGCCACGGGCGACGCGAAACGTTGGCGGCTGGCGGCGTTGTATGCGCTGGGTGCCGCTCTGTTGCTGGTGCCGGTGGTGATGCTGCGCGGCATCGCGTTGTGGCTGCTGTGGCCGATGGTGTCGTTGTTGCTGGTGTCGCTGGCCTATGCGGGGCTGGGCACGGCGGTGTTCCAGAAGCGCACCGATGGCCGGTTGACGATGGCCGCGCGCTGGCTGCTGGCACCGTACCTGGGCGCGGCGTGGATCAACTCGCGATTGTGGACGCGGCGCGCGCCGCAGCCGGTGCCGGTCATCGACACCGTCTGGCTGGGTCGACTGCCGGCTGCCGCACTACCGGCGCCGCTGGTGGGGGTGGTCGACACCTGTGCCGAGCTTTCCTGTCGCGCGCCAGGGGCAGCGTATGCCAGCGTGCCGATGCTGGACCTGGTGGTGCCATCGGCGGCGCAGCTGCGTGCGGCGGCGGACGCCATCGAACGCCTGCGTGACCACGGCCCGGTGCTGGTGTGTTGCGCACTGGGCTATTCGCGCAGCGCGGCCAGCGTGGCGACCTGGTTGCTGCGCACCGGCCGTGCGCGCGATGTGGCTGAAGCGGTGGCGATCGTACGCACCGCGCGGCCGAGCATCGTGCTGCGTGACGTTCATCTACAGGCGATCGCGGCCGCTGCCGCGCAGGAGACCGTTGCATGA
- a CDS encoding bifunctional alpha/beta hydrolase/class I SAM-dependent methyltransferase: protein MRQAQEREFHSFDQVPLFYRYWPSTTATTPAKAIVLLHRGHEHSGRVTHLVDELDLPDTAFFAWDARGNGRSPGPRGDAPGFPALVRDLDSFIAHIGAEHGIAIEDIVVIAQSVGAVVAATWVHDYAPRLRALVMASPAFKVKLYVPFARAGLALMQKLRGNFFVNSYVKPQWLTHDPARVESYRTDPLITRPISVRVLLGLYEAADRIVADAQAISVPVQLLVSGSDFVVHRGPQDRFYERLSSPIKERVHLPGFFHDTLGERDRAPALARVRSFIQARFAEPLQELSRRDAHRHGPTFEESEILSWPPERNSLADLRWRVVRGGLCFGGTLSEGIALGLQTGFDSGSTLDYIYRDEARGKGPLGRMIDRNYLDAIGWRGIRVRGRHLQELLRDAAQRLRGQGAPVRVLDVAAGHGRYVLEALGQGEQRADRIVLRDFSELNVTQGKALIEGLGAADIARFEQGDAFDPAQLAAVDPAPTLAVVSGLYELFPDNDAVLRSLQGIAATVPVGGYLAYTGQPWHPQLEFIARALTSHRGGAAWVMRRRTQHEMDELVRLAGFQKVAQRIDDFGIFTVSLARRIA from the coding sequence ATGCGTCAGGCGCAGGAACGGGAATTCCACAGCTTCGACCAGGTACCGCTGTTCTACCGGTACTGGCCGAGTACCACGGCAACCACGCCGGCCAAGGCCATCGTGCTGCTGCATCGCGGCCATGAACACTCCGGCCGGGTCACCCATCTGGTCGATGAACTGGACCTGCCCGACACGGCCTTCTTTGCGTGGGACGCGCGCGGCAATGGCCGCTCGCCCGGCCCGCGCGGCGACGCACCGGGCTTCCCGGCGCTGGTACGCGACCTGGACAGTTTCATCGCCCACATCGGTGCCGAGCACGGCATCGCGATCGAGGACATCGTGGTCATCGCGCAGAGCGTGGGCGCGGTGGTTGCCGCCACCTGGGTACACGATTACGCACCGCGGTTGCGCGCACTGGTGATGGCCTCGCCCGCCTTCAAGGTGAAGCTGTACGTGCCGTTCGCACGCGCAGGGCTGGCGCTGATGCAGAAGCTGCGCGGCAACTTCTTCGTCAACAGCTACGTCAAGCCGCAATGGCTGACCCACGACCCGGCACGGGTGGAAAGCTACCGCACCGATCCGCTGATCACCCGGCCGATTTCGGTGCGCGTGCTGCTGGGCCTGTATGAAGCCGCCGACCGCATCGTGGCCGACGCGCAGGCGATCAGCGTGCCGGTGCAGTTGCTGGTGTCCGGTTCGGATTTCGTGGTGCATCGCGGCCCGCAGGACCGTTTCTACGAACGCCTGTCCAGCCCGATCAAGGAGCGCGTGCACCTGCCGGGCTTCTTCCACGACACCCTGGGCGAGCGCGACCGTGCACCGGCACTGGCTCGCGTGCGCAGCTTCATCCAGGCACGCTTTGCCGAACCACTGCAGGAGCTGTCGCGGCGCGATGCGCATCGGCATGGCCCGACCTTCGAGGAATCGGAGATCCTGTCGTGGCCACCGGAGCGCAACAGCCTGGCCGACCTGCGCTGGCGCGTGGTGCGCGGTGGACTGTGCTTCGGTGGCACGCTGTCCGAGGGCATCGCGCTGGGCCTGCAGACCGGTTTCGACTCGGGCAGCACGCTGGACTACATCTACCGTGATGAAGCGCGGGGCAAGGGCCCGCTGGGCCGGATGATCGACCGCAACTATCTGGATGCGATCGGTTGGCGCGGCATCCGCGTACGCGGCAGGCATCTGCAGGAACTGCTGCGCGATGCTGCCCAGCGACTGCGCGGGCAGGGTGCGCCGGTGCGCGTGCTGGACGTGGCGGCCGGCCATGGCCGTTACGTGCTGGAAGCACTCGGCCAGGGCGAACAGCGTGCCGACCGCATCGTGCTGCGCGATTTCAGCGAGCTGAACGTAACGCAGGGCAAGGCCCTGATCGAGGGCCTCGGCGCGGCCGACATCGCCCGCTTCGAACAGGGCGATGCGTTCGACCCGGCACAGCTGGCGGCGGTGGACCCGGCGCCGACGCTGGCGGTGGTATCGGGCCTGTACGAACTGTTCCCGGACAACGATGCCGTACTGCGTTCGCTGCAGGGTATCGCTGCGACGGTGCCGGTGGGCGGTTACCTGGCCTATACCGGGCAGCCGTGGCATCCGCAGCTGGAGTTCATCGCGCGTGCATTGACCAGCCACCGTGGTGGCGCGGCGTGGGTGATGCGCCGTCGTACCCAGCATGAGATGGACGAACTGGTGCGCCTGGCCGGCTTCCAGAAGGTCGCCCAGCGCATCGATGACTTCGGCATCTTCACTGTATCGCTGGCACGCCGGATCGCGTGA